In one window of uncultured Acetobacteroides sp. DNA:
- the guaB gene encoding IMP dehydrogenase has product MSFINDKLVAEGLTFDDVLLVPAYSEVLPRNVDISTRFTRNIKLNAPIVSAAMDTVTEAELAIAIAREGGIGVIHKNMSIEKQAAEVRKVKRAENGMIYDPITLHHSGSVGDALGLMKENKIGGIPVVDDRSALVGIVTNRDLRFQEDLSRPVREVMTSDNIITTMSTEIETATELLKKNKIEKLPVVDKDNKLVGLLTFKDITKIKDNPNACKDVKGRLRVAAGVGVTADSMVRIKALVDAGVDAIVIDTAHGHSKGVIDLLKLVKKAYPALDVVIGNIATGDAARMLVDAGADAVKVGIGPGSICTTRVIAGVGVPQLEAVWDVYNAIKGTGVPIIADGGIRYSGDVVKALAAGADTIMAGSLFAGVEESPGETIIFNGRKFKSYRGMGSLDAMQQGSKDRYFQDVEDDIKKLVPEGIVARVAYKGNLAEVYYQMIGGLRAGMGYCGAPTITALKNAKFIRITSSGMNESHPHDVQITSEAPNYSR; this is encoded by the coding sequence ATGTCGTTCATTAATGATAAGCTTGTAGCCGAAGGGTTAACCTTCGATGATGTTCTTTTAGTACCAGCCTATTCTGAAGTGCTGCCCCGCAACGTCGACATTTCCACCCGCTTTACCCGTAACATCAAGCTGAATGCACCCATCGTATCGGCTGCCATGGATACCGTAACCGAGGCCGAGCTGGCCATAGCCATCGCTCGCGAGGGAGGTATCGGGGTAATCCACAAGAATATGTCCATCGAGAAGCAGGCCGCAGAGGTTCGTAAGGTTAAGCGTGCAGAAAACGGCATGATCTACGACCCCATCACCCTGCACCACTCCGGATCGGTGGGCGATGCGCTTGGCCTGATGAAGGAGAATAAGATCGGCGGAATCCCGGTTGTCGACGACCGCAGCGCTCTTGTGGGCATTGTCACCAACCGCGACCTGCGCTTTCAGGAGGATCTGAGCCGCCCCGTTCGCGAGGTGATGACTTCGGATAACATCATCACCACGATGTCTACCGAGATCGAAACCGCCACCGAGCTGCTCAAGAAGAATAAGATCGAGAAGCTGCCCGTTGTTGATAAGGATAACAAGCTGGTTGGCCTGCTCACCTTTAAGGATATCACCAAGATTAAGGATAACCCTAACGCCTGCAAGGATGTTAAGGGCCGCCTACGGGTTGCCGCCGGCGTAGGCGTTACCGCCGACTCGATGGTGCGCATCAAGGCGCTTGTCGATGCGGGCGTCGATGCCATCGTTATCGACACCGCGCACGGCCACTCCAAGGGCGTTATCGACCTTCTGAAGCTGGTCAAGAAGGCTTACCCCGCCCTCGACGTGGTTATCGGCAACATCGCCACCGGCGATGCCGCCCGCATGCTGGTTGATGCCGGAGCCGATGCCGTAAAGGTGGGCATCGGGCCAGGCTCCATCTGCACCACCCGCGTAATTGCCGGCGTGGGCGTACCCCAGCTCGAGGCCGTTTGGGATGTGTACAACGCCATAAAGGGCACCGGTGTTCCCATTATTGCCGATGGCGGCATCCGCTACTCGGGCGATGTGGTTAAGGCGCTGGCTGCTGGTGCCGATACCATCATGGCCGGATCGCTATTTGCTGGGGTAGAGGAGTCTCCTGGCGAAACCATTATCTTCAACGGACGTAAGTTTAAGTCGTATCGCGGCATGGGTTCGCTCGATGCTATGCAGCAGGGCTCTAAGGACCGCTACTTCCAGGATGTGGAAGACGACATCAAGAAGCTGGTTCCCGAAGGTATCGTTGCACGTGTTGCATATAAAGGTAATCTTGCCGAGGTTTACTACCAGATGATTGGCGGCCTACGTGCCGGGATGGGCTACTGCGGAGCACCAACCATCACCGCGCTTAAGAATGCTAAGTTCATCCGCATCACATCTTCAGGAATGAACGAGAGCCACCCGCACGACGTGCAGATTACCAGCGAAGCACCAAACTACAGCCGATAG
- a CDS encoding peptidylprolyl isomerase, with protein sequence MRKLLKVVLTLFFLTTGFLSFAQQKGVVDYIVAVVGKDIILASDIDQRLLMMKQSGELPTTGDVKCQLLEQMLTEKLLLNQARIDSIKINQMGVEGQLQDRMDRLVATMGSMKAVEEMYKKTAFQIKQELRETIKDQYLAGQERSSIMEKVTITPTDVQRFYSKLAKDSLPLLPDQYVFRQIVLYPPAGSNAKLEAKDKLLSIRERILKGEKFANLAILYSQDVESAKRGGELGFAPGKNYVKPFAEACANLREGQVSNIVETEYGFHIIQMVERKGDLFNARHILIKPDFSAEHKMQVINKLDSIANLVRLDSLTFEKAALRFSEDKNSRLNGGLVVNMVPYNSNINYNTTKFDKDYINPKDYYSISSLKEGQISQPYESIDDAQQAVVKITKIEKFIPSHVANLKDDFKQIQDIALQKKQEEYFEKWLGESIQKMYIRIDPSYVKCDFRKKGWIK encoded by the coding sequence ATGCGAAAGCTTTTAAAAGTTGTACTAACGCTATTTTTTCTAACCACCGGATTCCTCTCCTTTGCCCAGCAAAAGGGTGTGGTGGATTATATCGTAGCAGTTGTTGGTAAGGATATTATACTTGCATCGGATATCGATCAGCGCTTGCTGATGATGAAGCAAAGCGGCGAACTTCCTACTACAGGCGATGTAAAGTGTCAGCTACTAGAGCAGATGCTAACCGAGAAGCTGCTCCTAAACCAGGCACGCATCGATAGCATTAAGATAAACCAGATGGGGGTAGAAGGCCAGCTACAAGATAGAATGGATAGGCTTGTTGCCACCATGGGATCAATGAAGGCTGTTGAGGAAATGTATAAAAAGACAGCCTTTCAGATTAAGCAGGAGCTTCGCGAAACCATCAAGGATCAGTATTTGGCAGGGCAGGAGCGTTCTTCCATAATGGAGAAGGTTACCATAACCCCAACGGATGTACAAAGGTTTTACAGCAAGCTTGCCAAGGATAGCCTTCCACTACTTCCCGATCAGTACGTATTCCGTCAGATCGTTCTTTACCCACCAGCAGGTAGCAATGCCAAGTTAGAAGCTAAGGATAAGCTACTTTCCATTCGCGAGCGTATTCTAAAGGGCGAGAAGTTTGCAAACTTAGCCATCCTATATTCGCAGGATGTGGAGTCGGCTAAGCGTGGCGGCGAATTAGGCTTCGCTCCGGGCAAGAATTATGTTAAGCCTTTTGCCGAGGCTTGTGCCAACCTTAGGGAAGGTCAGGTTTCGAATATTGTAGAAACAGAGTACGGTTTCCACATCATTCAGATGGTCGAGCGCAAGGGAGACCTATTTAATGCACGCCATATCCTTATCAAGCCCGATTTTTCGGCAGAGCATAAGATGCAGGTTATAAATAAGCTCGATAGCATTGCCAATCTTGTACGTCTAGATTCGCTAACCTTCGAAAAGGCTGCGCTTCGATTTTCTGAAGACAAGAATAGCCGTTTGAATGGAGGTCTAGTGGTTAATATGGTTCCATACAACTCAAACATTAACTACAACACGACCAAGTTCGATAAGGACTACATCAATCCAAAAGATTACTACTCAATTAGCAGCTTAAAGGAAGGACAAATTTCACAGCCCTACGAATCAATAGATGATGCTCAGCAGGCTGTGGTAAAGATTACCAAGATCGAGAAGTTTATTCCTTCGCACGTGGCCAATCTAAAGGATGACTTTAAGCAAATTCAGGATATAGCCCTTCAAAAAAAGCAGGAAGAATATTTTGAGAAGTGGCTGGGTGAAAGCATCCAAAAGATGTACATCCGAATCGATCCTTCGTATGTAAAGTGCGATTTCCGTAAAAAAGGTTGGATTAAATAG
- a CDS encoding OstA-like protein, translated as MKIVKLIFSLAVLLSCLSVRGQSDWKSGCDNMTGDGLNTVMQGNVYFIKSGVKITCDRAVQFPDKRILATGNLVINREGSKLYGSQMDFDKPNDFAVITSNTGIVRIVTKDGAILKTPVVNYKLNKGEMSFSGGGVIESEGSIIEGEFGFYDDNSGRANLTKNVQVHHPDYLAIADSVIYDKNAKRVTVLGKSVFWHKDGMLTCKKGSYHEPSKTFTLFANSYALSKENQAWADSIVYHKKTELFYLGHNICLLDTANHGALLGDYGFVDRKREYAFMTKKAAAVTFQPKEDSLFLRADTLKVYNIHNRKVTTKDSLNRFAKALHHVRFFRTDLQGACDSLVYTTKDSVMYMYGVPLIWNDQNQISADSISIYTKNQKVDRAEMVLNSFLTQKETDKYFNQIKGRSMTAFFKDNKISRVDVKGNGQTVYFVKDSTIIKGVNLATSSGIGINLSEGKVENMVFRVKPESNMFPLEKVEESQLKLKGFKWTPDNRPLTRFDVTQKVVRKSIAKEVEAIPRPTFPIYQRINGRKLSNEIKK; from the coding sequence ATGAAGATTGTAAAACTTATATTTTCTCTTGCAGTACTTCTTTCTTGTTTATCGGTAAGAGGCCAGTCTGACTGGAAATCAGGTTGCGATAATATGACTGGGGATGGATTAAATACTGTAATGCAGGGGAATGTTTATTTTATAAAATCTGGAGTAAAGATTACCTGCGACAGAGCTGTTCAATTTCCTGACAAGCGAATACTGGCAACTGGCAATTTGGTTATTAACCGTGAAGGTAGTAAACTCTATGGCTCCCAAATGGATTTTGATAAACCCAACGATTTTGCAGTAATCACTAGCAATACTGGTATAGTTCGTATTGTAACAAAAGATGGAGCAATCTTAAAAACCCCTGTGGTAAACTATAAGTTGAATAAAGGCGAGATGTCCTTTTCTGGTGGAGGTGTTATCGAATCGGAAGGTTCCATTATCGAAGGAGAATTTGGCTTTTACGATGACAATTCAGGAAGGGCTAATCTAACCAAGAATGTGCAGGTTCACCATCCCGACTACCTTGCTATTGCCGATTCTGTTATTTACGATAAAAACGCCAAGAGGGTAACCGTATTAGGAAAGTCTGTTTTCTGGCATAAGGATGGAATGCTTACCTGTAAAAAAGGATCTTACCACGAGCCATCGAAGACATTTACCCTTTTTGCCAACTCGTACGCGCTTTCGAAGGAGAATCAGGCTTGGGCTGATTCCATTGTTTACCATAAGAAAACGGAGTTGTTCTATTTAGGTCACAATATTTGCCTCTTGGATACTGCTAACCATGGTGCGCTGTTGGGCGATTACGGTTTTGTTGATAGGAAACGGGAGTACGCCTTTATGACCAAGAAGGCTGCAGCTGTTACCTTTCAGCCTAAGGAGGATTCGCTATTTCTACGTGCCGACACCCTAAAGGTGTATAACATACATAATAGAAAGGTTACCACTAAGGATTCCCTTAACCGTTTTGCCAAGGCACTTCACCATGTTCGCTTTTTCCGTACCGATCTTCAGGGGGCATGTGATTCGTTGGTGTATACAACCAAGGATTCGGTTATGTATATGTATGGTGTTCCATTGATTTGGAATGATCAGAATCAGATTTCAGCCGATTCTATTTCTATTTATACAAAAAATCAGAAGGTAGATAGGGCCGAAATGGTGCTAAACTCCTTCCTTACTCAGAAAGAAACCGATAAGTACTTCAACCAGATTAAGGGCCGTAGCATGACAGCCTTCTTTAAGGATAATAAAATATCGAGGGTTGATGTAAAGGGTAATGGCCAAACCGTATACTTTGTAAAGGATAGCACCATAATAAAAGGTGTAAATCTGGCTACTAGTAGTGGAATAGGTATTAATCTTTCGGAAGGAAAGGTGGAGAACATGGTGTTTAGGGTTAAACCCGAATCGAATATGTTTCCCCTTGAAAAGGTCGAAGAGTCGCAGCTAAAGTTGAAAGGATTTAAGTGGACGCCTGACAACAGGCCGTTAACCCGATTTGACGTAACTCAAAAGGTGGTACGAAAGAGTATTGCTAAGGAGGTAGAGGCTATTCCAAGGCCTACGTTTCCAATATATCAGCGCATAAACGGGAGGAAACTCTCGAATGAGATAAAAAAATAA
- a CDS encoding DUF2795 domain-containing protein, translating to MYWTLELASKLEDAPWPASKDELIDYATRSGAPLEVIENLQEIEDEGEIYESIEDIWPDYPSKDDFFFNEDEY from the coding sequence ATGTATTGGACACTAGAACTTGCATCTAAACTTGAGGATGCGCCTTGGCCAGCATCAAAAGATGAGCTTATTGACTACGCTACCCGTTCTGGAGCACCTTTAGAGGTTATCGAGAACCTTCAAGAAATCGAGGATGAGGGTGAAATCTACGAAAGCATCGAAGATATTTGGCCAGACTATCCAAGCAAAGACGACTTCTTCTTTAACGAGGATGAGTACTAG
- a CDS encoding cob(I)yrinic acid a,c-diamide adenosyltransferase translates to MKIYTKTGDKGTTSLATGTRVAKTNPRIEAYGTVDELTSYVALVRDLYDNKEVKEVLLEILDRLMSIGGILSFDVIDPTYKIPLIKDEDFAFIEGKIDAYTSEIPPLRAFVIPGGSTLSSHCHVARSICRRAERHTLRLAEQSEVPENCIRYLNRLSDFLFILARKAIKDANADEIIWKPRVE, encoded by the coding sequence ATGAAGATATACACTAAAACAGGAGACAAAGGGACCACGTCGCTGGCAACAGGCACACGCGTGGCAAAAACCAATCCTAGGATAGAAGCATACGGAACGGTAGATGAGCTTACCTCATACGTTGCGCTAGTTAGAGACCTATACGACAACAAGGAGGTAAAAGAAGTATTACTAGAGATACTAGACCGCCTAATGAGCATTGGGGGCATTCTTTCGTTCGACGTTATCGACCCCACCTACAAAATTCCGCTCATAAAGGACGAAGATTTCGCCTTTATTGAAGGTAAAATTGACGCATATACGTCAGAAATACCGCCGCTTCGCGCGTTTGTAATACCTGGAGGATCGACACTATCGTCGCACTGCCATGTAGCTCGTAGCATTTGCCGTAGAGCAGAACGCCATACTTTAAGGCTCGCCGAACAAAGCGAAGTACCTGAAAATTGCATACGCTACCTTAACCGACTTTCCGATTTTCTATTTATTTTGGCTCGAAAAGCAATTAAAGATGCCAATGCGGATGAAATTATATGGAAACCGCGAGTAGAATAG
- a CDS encoding ABC transporter ATP-binding protein, with amino-acid sequence MEDKAIIKIEGITKFYKVGTQTVKALRGVDLQIGTNEYVAIMGPSGSGKTTLMNILGCLDTPTGGSYVLNGTDVSKMNDDELAGVRNKEIGFVFQTFNLLPRYSALDNVMLPLIYSGDTREERANKAIEALNNVGLNDRMDHKPNELSGGQRQRVAVARALINKPSIILADEPTGNLDTKTSVDIMNLFEEIYNQGNTIIVVTHEEDIAKHARRIVRLRDGLIESDHINENPTLYQEVTLEG; translated from the coding sequence ATGGAAGATAAAGCAATCATCAAAATCGAAGGAATTACCAAATTCTATAAGGTCGGCACACAAACCGTAAAGGCACTTCGTGGCGTGGACTTGCAGATAGGGACCAACGAGTACGTTGCCATAATGGGGCCATCAGGGTCAGGAAAAACCACCCTTATGAACATCCTTGGCTGCCTCGACACCCCCACAGGAGGTTCCTACGTACTCAACGGAACCGATGTTAGCAAGATGAACGACGACGAGCTCGCTGGCGTTAGAAATAAGGAAATCGGATTCGTCTTTCAAACATTCAACCTGCTTCCACGTTATTCGGCGTTAGACAACGTAATGCTCCCGCTAATTTATTCCGGGGATACACGCGAAGAACGAGCAAATAAGGCGATTGAAGCTCTCAACAACGTAGGATTGAACGACAGAATGGACCATAAGCCCAACGAACTATCCGGAGGACAGCGGCAACGCGTAGCGGTAGCCCGCGCCCTTATCAACAAGCCATCCATCATCCTCGCCGACGAGCCAACAGGTAACCTTGATACGAAAACATCTGTTGATATCATGAACCTATTTGAGGAAATATACAACCAGGGTAATACCATAATAGTTGTTACCCACGAAGAGGATATAGCCAAACACGCCCGTAGAATCGTTCGCCTTCGCGATGGACTTATCGAATCGGATCATATTAACGAGAACCCAACGCTTTACCAAGAAGTAACATTAGAAGGGTAA
- a CDS encoding class I SAM-dependent methyltransferase: MMKKAFQLVEFARYLLKSEHWRGHGVHSPFMYHFIRETLMKASKKPNASQYIAELRRIAPKSVTKSSFGASPSNQTESTHSLLQKISISPKYGKLLNAIVCNYAPKEVLELGSGLGVSSYYLANSNTNSHVVTVEGMKTYADIAQTTFRSLGITNVSVANSTFAEFFESLAPTPKFDLIFIDGAHTYEATISTFEHSLSVAAPEAFIVLDDIRWSEEMFRAWNQVKQHPQVRVSVDLGRIGIIFLNPILQKQEYQVRY, translated from the coding sequence ATGATGAAGAAGGCATTTCAGCTAGTAGAATTCGCGCGTTACCTCCTTAAGTCCGAGCACTGGCGGGGGCATGGCGTACACTCCCCATTCATGTACCACTTTATTCGGGAAACACTCATGAAGGCATCAAAGAAGCCCAATGCCAGCCAGTATATTGCAGAGCTAAGGAGAATTGCGCCCAAATCCGTTACCAAAAGCAGCTTTGGGGCATCGCCCAGCAACCAAACGGAATCTACCCACAGCCTGCTTCAGAAGATAAGCATCAGCCCCAAGTACGGCAAGCTGCTTAACGCCATCGTTTGTAACTACGCTCCCAAGGAGGTACTCGAGCTGGGCTCAGGGCTAGGCGTATCGTCGTACTACCTTGCAAACAGTAACACCAACAGCCATGTGGTAACCGTTGAAGGGATGAAGACTTATGCTGATATTGCGCAGACAACCTTCAGGAGCCTTGGCATCACCAACGTCTCGGTAGCCAACAGCACCTTCGCCGAATTCTTCGAAAGCCTTGCCCCTACCCCAAAGTTCGACCTAATTTTTATTGATGGAGCCCACACCTACGAGGCAACCATCAGCACCTTCGAGCATTCATTAAGCGTTGCAGCACCAGAAGCATTCATCGTGCTCGATGATATTCGCTGGTCGGAGGAGATGTTCCGCGCCTGGAACCAGGTAAAGCAGCATCCGCAAGTGCGCGTAAGCGTCGATTTGGGACGAATTGGCATAATATTTCTCAATCCGATACTACAAAAGCAGGAATATCAGGTACGCTATTAA
- the recG gene encoding ATP-dependent DNA helicase RecG — MRSSILDSEIKFIPGVGPKRAQLLEKELGIRTFKDLLYTFPFRYVDRSKFYMISELHPDMPYIQLRGKFVRFETVGNGRSARYVGYFSDGRSSIEVVWFQGVKWIKDKYKVGVEYVLFGKPTSFNGKLNVAHPEIEQPKAEEGIISTAIHGVYSSTEKLKDGFLSTKAFSRIIATLLQMTLHQIEETLPEHIVKQLKLLPLREALLNIHFPKNSQLLAHAVQRLKFEELFYIQLNLLKQKVIRERTTNGLVCKVVGDKFNTFYSSYLPFPLTGAQKRVIKEMRADMGSGRQMNRLLQGDVGSGKTLVALMMALIASDNGYQVSLMAPTEILANQHYESITGMLKDMPVRVALLTGSTRKKARTTIHEGLLSGEISILIGTHALIEDTVQFSNLGLVIIDEQHRFGVMQRAKLWTKNHLPPHILVMSATPIPRTLAMTIYGDLEVSVIDELPPGRKPITTMHFTDSQRRRLFGFMKEQIDLGRQVYVVYPLIKESEKMDYKDLEDGYESITRAFPLPEYQTVVLHGKMKSEDKDISMTQFASGKAHIMVATTVIEVGVNVPNASVMVIESSERFGLSQLHQLRGRVGRGAEQSYCILMSGYKLSKESKKRLETMVATNDGFEIAEADLKLRGPGDLEGTQQSGIPFDLKIANLAKDGQLLQYARRVAEEILDEDPTLSQPQHAVLHYQLAQVAAEKRVDLKEIS; from the coding sequence ATGCGATCATCCATTTTAGATAGCGAAATAAAGTTTATTCCGGGTGTTGGGCCTAAGCGGGCGCAGCTTTTGGAGAAGGAGCTGGGGATAAGAACCTTTAAGGACCTGCTCTACACGTTCCCGTTTAGGTATGTCGACCGCTCTAAGTTCTACATGATTTCGGAGCTGCACCCCGATATGCCCTACATCCAGCTAAGGGGTAAGTTTGTTCGCTTCGAGACGGTGGGTAATGGTCGCTCGGCGCGCTACGTGGGCTACTTCAGCGATGGGCGGTCGTCCATCGAGGTGGTCTGGTTTCAGGGCGTGAAGTGGATTAAGGATAAGTATAAGGTAGGGGTGGAGTACGTCCTCTTTGGGAAGCCCACGTCCTTTAACGGCAAGCTGAACGTTGCCCATCCTGAGATTGAGCAGCCCAAGGCGGAGGAGGGGATCATCAGCACCGCCATACACGGGGTGTACAGCAGCACCGAGAAGCTGAAAGATGGGTTCCTATCGACAAAGGCCTTCTCGCGCATTATTGCCACGCTGCTGCAAATGACTCTTCACCAGATAGAGGAGACGCTGCCCGAGCATATCGTTAAGCAGCTAAAGCTGCTGCCGCTGCGTGAGGCGCTTCTGAACATCCACTTCCCCAAGAACTCGCAGCTGCTGGCCCATGCCGTACAGCGGCTGAAGTTCGAGGAACTCTTCTACATCCAGCTAAATCTTTTAAAGCAAAAGGTGATTCGCGAGCGCACCACCAACGGGCTCGTGTGCAAGGTGGTTGGCGACAAGTTCAACACCTTTTACAGCAGCTACCTTCCCTTCCCGCTTACCGGTGCCCAGAAGAGGGTAATCAAGGAGATGCGGGCCGATATGGGCAGCGGACGGCAGATGAACCGCCTGCTGCAGGGCGACGTGGGCAGCGGCAAGACGCTGGTGGCGCTGATGATGGCGCTTATTGCCAGCGATAACGGCTACCAGGTGAGCCTGATGGCGCCTACCGAGATTTTGGCCAACCAGCACTACGAGTCGATCACCGGAATGCTGAAGGATATGCCCGTAAGGGTGGCGCTGCTCACCGGGTCGACCCGAAAGAAGGCACGAACTACCATCCACGAGGGGCTGCTCTCGGGCGAAATCAGCATACTAATAGGTACCCATGCGCTGATTGAGGACACCGTCCAGTTCAGCAACCTCGGTCTGGTGATTATCGACGAGCAGCACCGCTTTGGGGTGATGCAGCGTGCCAAGCTCTGGACCAAGAACCATCTGCCCCCCCATATTCTGGTGATGTCGGCAACGCCCATCCCCCGAACGCTGGCCATGACCATCTACGGCGACCTAGAGGTGTCGGTGATCGACGAGCTGCCCCCAGGCCGAAAGCCCATCACCACCATGCACTTTACCGATAGCCAGCGCCGCCGCCTCTTCGGCTTCATGAAGGAGCAAATCGACCTAGGGAGGCAGGTGTACGTCGTCTATCCGCTGATAAAGGAATCAGAAAAGATGGACTACAAGGACCTAGAGGATGGCTACGAGAGCATTACCCGCGCCTTTCCGCTGCCCGAGTACCAGACGGTGGTGCTGCACGGCAAGATGAAGTCCGAGGATAAGGATATCTCGATGACCCAATTCGCCAGCGGCAAGGCGCACATCATGGTGGCCACCACGGTGATTGAGGTGGGGGTGAACGTGCCCAACGCGTCGGTGATGGTGATCGAGAGCTCCGAGCGCTTCGGCCTTTCGCAGCTGCACCAGCTACGGGGGCGCGTGGGGCGCGGCGCCGAGCAGTCGTACTGCATCCTGATGTCGGGCTACAAGCTCTCCAAGGAGTCGAAGAAGCGCCTGGAGACCATGGTGGCCACCAATGACGGCTTCGAGATTGCCGAGGCCGACCTCAAGCTGCGCGGCCCTGGCGACCTGGAGGGTACCCAGCAGAGCGGCATCCCCTTCGACCTGAAGATTGCCAACCTGGCCAAGGACGGCCAGCTGCTGCAGTACGCCCGACGGGTTGCCGAGGAGATCCTTGACGAGGACCCAACGCTCAGCCAGCCTCAGCATGCCGTACTCCACTATCAGCTGGCGCAGGTTGCCGCCGAAAAGCGGGTAGACCTGAAGGAGATTAGCTAG
- a CDS encoding DUF3108 domain-containing protein, producing MERVGGRVAFWCGLLVVLLLIGMLASAQRRSSQMDTSSGACAFRIDEEIKIVISYSWFFVWTDVVDVWLKLSAEKKNGRDAIRINGFGKSRPFYDWFYQVRDTYETWLDPASLRPIFFNRDVNEDGYLIKNFYTYDWGNRRIVARIQRRSKQAYLDTIAITPSTNDVISLIYSIRNIDFSKLQPNERFPIELAIDDKVHALSIKFDKTETIRVKGMGKFRCIKLSAKMMKGRAFSGKESMYIWITDDDNRLPIYMESPIKVGTIKARITEMKNLKHPLTSKVSGRE from the coding sequence ATGGAACGAGTAGGCGGTAGGGTGGCATTTTGGTGCGGGCTTTTGGTGGTGCTTCTGCTGATCGGGATGCTCGCCAGCGCGCAGCGGCGCAGCAGCCAGATGGATACCAGCAGCGGCGCATGCGCCTTCCGAATCGACGAGGAGATAAAGATTGTGATCAGCTACAGCTGGTTCTTCGTGTGGACCGATGTGGTTGATGTTTGGCTCAAGCTCAGCGCCGAGAAGAAGAACGGGCGGGATGCCATCCGAATCAACGGCTTTGGTAAGTCGCGCCCTTTTTACGACTGGTTCTACCAGGTGCGCGACACCTACGAGACCTGGCTTGATCCAGCATCGCTACGTCCCATCTTCTTCAACCGCGACGTGAACGAGGATGGCTACCTGATCAAAAACTTCTACACCTACGACTGGGGCAACCGGCGCATCGTTGCCCGCATCCAGCGGCGCAGCAAGCAGGCCTACCTGGACACCATCGCCATAACCCCGAGCACCAACGATGTGATTTCGCTCATCTACAGCATCCGGAATATCGATTTTAGCAAGCTGCAGCCCAACGAGCGATTCCCGATAGAGCTGGCCATTGACGATAAGGTACACGCGCTAAGCATTAAGTTCGATAAGACGGAAACGATTCGGGTAAAAGGCATGGGCAAGTTCCGCTGCATAAAGCTATCGGCAAAGATGATGAAGGGTCGAGCCTTTTCTGGCAAGGAGAGCATGTACATCTGGATCACCGACGACGACAACCGCCTCCCCATATACATGGAGTCGCCCATCAAGGTTGGCACCATTAAGGCCCGAATCACCGAAATGAAGAACCTAAAGCATCCGTTAACCTCAAAGGTAAGCGGCAGGGAGTAG
- a CDS encoding SoxR reducing system RseC family protein, producing MLQQSPTIKHLGVVDEVTERTISIRITSTSACDACGARQACSMADQVDKLLRIPNTGIAVVKGETVNVVMEASAGYWSVFLAYVIPILLLVLGIALFTLLSLADVAAVLLSLALVAAYYAILFWLRKPLERKFAMRIEKL from the coding sequence ATGTTGCAGCAAAGCCCAACCATTAAGCATCTAGGTGTTGTTGATGAGGTAACCGAGCGCACCATCAGCATCCGCATTACCAGCACGTCGGCCTGCGACGCATGCGGGGCAAGGCAGGCCTGCTCGATGGCCGATCAGGTGGATAAGCTGCTTCGTATTCCCAATACTGGGATAGCGGTTGTAAAGGGCGAGACGGTAAACGTTGTAATGGAAGCATCGGCGGGGTACTGGTCCGTTTTTCTGGCCTACGTCATCCCCATTCTTCTTTTAGTTCTGGGGATTGCCCTTTTCACCCTCCTTTCCCTTGCTGATGTCGCTGCGGTGCTGCTTAGCCTCGCTCTAGTAGCGGCCTACTACGCTATCCTTTTCTGGCTGCGCAAGCCCCTAGAGAGGAAGTTCGCGATGCGTATCGAAAAGCTGTAG